The Archangium primigenium genomic interval TCCAGTTCGGCGGTGGCTACTCACTCGTGCCCATGGGTCAGGACACGTGGATGACCTTCACGGCCAACAGCGGCGCGTTCGGTTCCGACGTGCGCGCCCACGTGCTCGCCCGGTTCGCCCCGGACGGGTCCTTGCAGGAGGCGCTCTACGGGGGGCTTCAGGCCACGTCGGGCCCCGAGGGCTCCACGCTCTCCTTCAGCTTGTCGGGCCCCACGCTGACCCTGCGCCAGATTTTCTCCGGTGGCACCGGCTGCGTGCGGACCCCCACCGAGGCCGAGTTCCAGCCCGTCGAGGGCAAGCAGGAGTACGCCGAGGGCGGTGCCGTGCAGGTGACGCCGATCACGGTAACGCCCAAGAGCATCACCCGCGTGGCCACCGCGCTCTCGGCCAATCTCGAATCGGGCTGCGCGGTTCCCTGACGCCTCCCAGGGCTCGCGGCTGGAACACTCAGGACTCTTCGTCGGGCAGGAGTGTGCGCAGCAACTCGTCGTCAGGCCCGAGCGGGAGCCAACCGGGGGCAGGTGGTGTGGCACGGAGCATTGCCCGTGCCTGTTCGACGCGCGCCTCATGGGTCGTCGGAGTCAGGGAACTCCACAGTCCAATGGCCTTGGCGACCTTGAAGCGGGTGGCGTCATCCATCAGGGCGGGCCAACCGTTCGGGAGACCTGCCCACAGCTCTCGCACGAGTTGCCCGCGAACGAGCCGTGTGACCCGACGGCCGCGCTCCGCCTCGGCGAGCAGCCCGTTGAAGATCTGCACTCCAGCGATATCGTCCGGACCCAGTTCCTCGGCCAGCGCCACCAGCGAGGCCGTTGGGCGCGCATCCGCGAAGGCGGTGAGCGAGTCATACCCGCGCGCGCGGACGCGTTCGTACAGGCGCACCTTCCAGTTGCCCTCCCACGAACGCCCGTCGGTCATCACCGTCCCCAAGGAGAAAAATTCATCGGGATGTCGTAGAAGCGCATCCGGTCCGCGACGATGTCCATGACCTCGTTCCGCGTCAACATCCGACCCGCTTCAGCCTCGGCGTCGCGCAGCGCTTTCATGATCATCCGGTTCCATTCACCGGACCATGCGCGCCCCAGCTTCCAGTGGCCGCCCCCGTGAATGGCCTCGTGGTGCGCCCGCTCCATCTCCACGCAGAACTGGTTGATGTCCATCTCGCCAGTGAAGCCACGCTTTTCGAACCACGAGCGGAACTCCTTCGGCATGACGTGGTGCCGCGGCGGCTCGGCCATGCCAGCTCCCGCCTTTCCCGTTGCGCGCATGGCTCGCACTTCGGGTCCGTCTCCGAGTGCATCGCGCACCCCCCGCGGCAGCTCGCCGTGTGCTTGCGCCAGCACGGTACCGCCCGCATGAATCCTCACGGCGGCGGTGACAGCGGGGAGAGAGAGGACACCCGCGTGGATCAACCGCCGCATCATCTCCACCCACTCGGCGGAGACGACAAGGCGTGTGCCCATCATCACGCCATCGCCGCCCACCGTCAGACCCACGCCGAGCAGGGCGGACGCCGACGATGCCTCGGACGCCAATAGGGGCGCCTCGAGCATCAAAGGGACTGATAGGAGGAGGTCCCTGAGCACGAGGACCTTCTCGGTGAACTCCGCCTTCTCGCGCACGTTCGACACGAGGGTCGCGAGTGCGTCCGACAGATGACCCACCAGGGCGGGGATGTCGTGCGCCGTGGCCTCCAACTGGTCGGGCACCAGCGAAGAGAGCGCCCCCAACTTGGGCTCGAGCATTTCCCGCCAATCCCTCAGGTCCCGAGCCATCCGCTCCACGCTGTAGAGGAATGGGTCGAGCAGGGCGTCCACGAGGTGCAGGCAATCGAGCCAGGTAGCGAGCAGGATCGAGCCCAGCATAGCGGCTTCCAGCCGAGGGCCGGCCATGCGCAACAGGGCGAGCTGCAGGTCGGGGGCTTCTACTTCCGAGGCGGTGTTGGCCAGGCTCGTGGCGGCGACGCGCTGGATGTCGATCCACCGCATCTGCCTGGTGCCGAAGTCGATGAATTGCACGAAGAGGTCCGCGTGCTTGCCCGAGAGGCCTCGCCCCTGCGCCTTGAGTTGGGAAAGCGCGTGGGAGATGCGGCTTGTGGAACTGGACAATTCGCGAAGGGCACCGCGAAACGCCAACTGGGCCGCGAGTGCCTCTTGGGCGGTCCGGTGCCGATGAATTCGTTCCGGCTCTTCGGGCGCGGACGTCGAGCCGCGCGGACGCGAGGGCTCGACGCCATGCCTTCGAGTCGAGGCACGTTCCGTGGTCTCGCGAGGGGTGTAACGCAGGCTCGTGCCTGGACCGGGTGGTGGTGTCAGCGAGGCACAGCCCGTGGATAGCAGGACAAGGGTGAGCAGCAGGCCCGACCATGCTTTTGCCCCAGACTGTTCCATTCCCATCTCCAGGCCTTTCACCGCGACCCCTCGCGGCGCCCGCGCTACTTCATGCGGACGGAGAGCGCGCCGGTGGAGGCGGTGAAGGTGATGAAGCCCTTCTGGAACTCGCTCTCCCGGCCGCCCGTCACGGCGTACTCGTCGGAGACGGGGTAGCCCAGGGCGCTCTTCTCCCAGCCGAGCTCCGCCCACTTGTCACGGATGCGGCCGTGCACCTCCCAGGCGCCCGTGGCCGGGGTCCAGTAGATGCTGCCCAGGGAGTTGCCCTTCTTGAAGTGGTTGTAGCGGCCCACGCCGTCCGGGGTGGCCGTCTCGCCCGTGGTGGGGTAGCCCAGGGGGCCCGTCTCCCAGCCCAGCGCCTCCCAGCGCGCGCGGATGAGGCCGTGCACCTCCCAGGCCTTCGTCTCGGGCGTCCAGTAGATGCTGCCGTTCTGGAAGTGGTTGAAGCGGCCCACGCCGTCCGGTGTCGTCAGCTCGCTCGTGGTGCACGCGCCGAGCACGCCCCCGGCCCCCCCGATCTGGTTGTAGCGCACGAGGATGTCCCCGCCCACGGTGCACGGGCCGCCCCACTGCCGGCTGTCACGGAACTCGCGGTAGAGCGCGGCCACCAGCGACGAGCCGCCCCACTGGGAGGTGCCGCACTGCGTGGCGTACGCGCCCACCCAGGGCGTATAGGTGTAGAGGGCGGCGGTGGCGTTGTTGGCGGGCCGCACCGTGCACGGATCCAACGTGTTCTTGCTCACGCCGGCCTTCCAGCCGGAGAGGGTGGGGCGTCCGGCCTCCAGGTCCCGCAGGTAGTTGCGGAACGTCTTCGCCGAGCACTCCACCTGCCTGCCGAAGCCCGTGTACTGCGAATCACAGCCGCTGCCGTCCGGGCAGCCACAGCCCGTGGCCTTGGCCAGGTTGGTGGACTTGCCGCTGCGGATGAGGCCCGACTCCGTCTCGATGCGGGCGAGGATGTACACCGGGTTGATGGTGAAGGCCCTGGCGCGCTCCACGATCAGCGTGGCGGCCGTCTTGTTGCCGAAGGCCGGATCCCGGTAGTTGGCCAGGTAGGAGCCCTTGGACGCGAGGAAGCTCTGGACCTGATCCACCGACACGGTCTGATAGCCGGAGATGTCGGCATCGGACATGAGGTGGTGCATGTCCACGGACCCCAGCGCGGAGTCCAGGGCGATGATCTCCTCGCTCCGCGGATCCATGGGGACCGCGCCTTCCTCGGGACCCCCGCAGGCCGTGGCCAGCAGGAGCGCGCACAACGACACGACGAGACTTCTCGGACTCCACTTCGTTTCCATGGGGGGAAATCTCCGCGAGGGGGCAAATCCCGGGCTTGAGTGAAACTCCCGGGAACCCTCGGGTATCGGACATCTTGGAGCAAGGTTGTGTGGGCGCGGTGTCCAGCGCGGGGCGGCGGGCATCGTTCCCGGGGTCCGTCTGTTGCGGGAGACGATGACCTGCGCGCGCACCGGGCCGTGGGGGCCCCTCCTGCTGCTGTCTCTCGTGCTCGCCTGCGCGGGCGCGCCCCGCCGGGCCGACGGCGTCCCCTCGCGCGTGGTGGTGCTGGCGGCCTCGGAGGTGCCTCGGCCCTCGCCGCGGGGGCTGCTGGGCCACGTGCGGGGCAAGGAGCAACCGCGCGACGTGGTGGCGCGCGCGGGCGCCGAGGCCCTGCGGGCGCGGGGCTACGAGGTGGTGTGGGTGGAGACCGAGGTGGGGCCCACGCCTTCGGTGCCCCGGGCCTCGGCGCTGGCGCGGCAGCACGGCGCGCAGGCCACCGTGGTGCTGGTGCTGCTGCGATTGGACGGTGTCTCGCTTCAACCCACCGGACAGACAGAGGTGGAACTCGAGCTGCGCATGGTGGGCCCCACGGGTCATGTCTGGGCGAGCGACGACGTGCCGGACACCACCACGCGGCCGCTTCCGCGGGCCCGCGCGGATTGGCGCGCCCACGTCCGTCAGGCCGTCATCCAGGCGGTGCGGCTGCTGCCGTGAGGGCGCGGCTTATCTCCGCTATCGCCGGGACTGCGGGGGACCGCGCGCCCTCGGTCATTGTACGTATGGAGTGTGGTCGCGGACCGCGACCCGCTGGGGTGCGGCGCGCGTTTCTCCGGAAGCGGCGCCGAGGTATCGCGGAGGGACTGAATTCCAGGGATTGGCGCGCGGCGGAAAGCGCTTCACCACCCGAGAATCGAGGCGGGTGTCAGTGGTATGTCCTGGGACCGCTGGACGGGGGGGCCAGGGTCGCAAGGGAGCAGGGACATGAAGGTGCTCGTCACGGGAGCCGCGGGCTTCATCGGATATCACGTTTGTGAGCGGTTGCTCGCGCGCGGGGACACCGTCATCGGCGTGGACAACCTGGACACGTCGGGTGACGTGACGTTGAAGGCCACGCGGCTGTCGCGCCTGCGGGCGGCCTCCAACTTCGGCTTCCACCGCATGGACATCCGCGACACGCGCGCCTGTCAGGAGCTGTTCGACGGCGCGCGGCCCGAGCGCGTGGTGCACCTGGCGGCGCGCGTGGGCGTGCGGACGATGGACTCCGAGTCGCCCGAGTACACGGAGACGAACGTCACGGGCTTTCTCCAGGTGCTGGAGCTGTGTCGGCGCTCGCGCGTGGAGCACCTGGTGTTCGCCTCGTCGAGCTCCGTGTATGGCGCGGGCGCGGACATGCCCTTCGCGGAGGACTCGATCGCGGACCGGCCCCTGAGCATCTACGCGGCGACCAAGCGCGCCAACGAGATGATGGCCTACGCCTACAGCCACCAGTACGCGATGCCCATCACCGGCCTGCGGCTGTTCTCCGTGTATGGCCCCTGGGGCCGGCCGGACATGGCGCCCATGGTCTTCCTGCGGGCGATGCTGGAGGGCCGCGCCCTGGAGATGCATGGCGAGGGCAGGATCCAGCGCGACTTCACCTACATCGACGATGTGGTGGAGGCGCTGGTGCGGGTGCTGGACGCGGCCCCCTCGGGCCTGCCGCTCTACCGCGTCTTGAACGTGGGCCTGGGCCGGGCGGTGACCCTGTCACGGGTGGTGGATCTGCTCGAGGAGCAGCTGGGCACCACGGCCTGGGTGGAGATGCGCGCGGCGCGCCCCGAGGAGATGGACGCCACGTGCGCGGACGTGGCGGCGCTCGAGCGCGAGACGGGCTTCCGGCCCCAGGTGACGTTGGAGCAGGGACTCGCGCGGCTGGTGGCGTGGTACCGCGGCCTCGAGGGCTGAGCCCCGGCGTCCTCAGGACGGACTGGGCACCGCGTCCCGGCCGCCGCCCAGCAGGGTCATGAGGTCGCCCCGCGCCTGGAGCTGGCGCAGCTCCGAGTAGCCCCCGATGTGGTGCCCGGCGATGAAGACCTGCGGCACGGAGATGCCCCCATTGGAGCGCTCCATCATCTGGAGGAGACGGCGCTTGTCGTGCGTCACGTCGATGTCCTCGTAGTCGATGCCGAGACCGCGCAGCAACTCCCGGGCCTTCCGTGAGTACGGACAGTCCTGCTTCGTGTAGAGCGTCACGAGACTCATGGACTCCAAGCTAGGCATGGCCGCCGGGAGCCGCATGGCGCCCGCTCGCCCGCCCGGGAGGCGGGCCAGCGGGACGAGGGCACTGCCTAGAAGGTGACGGTGGCGCTCAGGGACAGCGAGGTGTCGGTGGAGAGCTTTCCGGCCGCCGGCTGGCTGTCGTACTGGAGCAGGAAGGTGGTGGCGATGGCCAGGGTCCGGGTGAGTCGCACGTTGAGCTGGGTCTGGTTGGTGATGAGCAGACGGGAGCCCTCGATGAGGCTGGGCAGCACGCTCAGCTCCTCGAGGAGGGCGATGTCCTTGGTCACCCCATGGCGGAAGGCGGCGCCCACGCGGGGGCCGCCGAGCGACACGTCCGGCAGGTTCACCGGGGTGGGGTAGTACTGGAAGCGCGCCTCGCGGCCGTAGCGCAGGGCCAGGTCGGTGCGCAGGAAGGAGTTGCTGCCATCCGGGTGCTTCACGTCCCACCACTGCACGCCCACACCCGCCTCGAAGCCGCCGCGCGCCTCCACGCTCTTGACGTGGTCCGTGTCCGCGCTCGCCAGCAGGAAGCCGCTGAGGCGCTCGGTGAAGCGGCGGTCGCCGCGCAATTGCAGCAGCGCGTTGAGGGCCACCACCTGATCGGGCGCCTGGGGCTGGCCCTCCAGGGTGGGGGCGCGGGCCTGGCCATACGCGCCCAGGGCCTTGACGGCGTAGATCCAGTTCTCCGTCTTGCGCTCCGCGGAGATGAGGCCGTTGAGCGTCACGGTGGAGGCATTGCCGGTGACGAAGATGAGGCCCATGCCGACCGTGACGTCCCATGCGCTGGCCGTGGTGGCGGCCTCGGCCTTCTGCTCCTCGGCCTTCTTCTGCTCGGCGGCGGCGACGGGGCCCGCGAGGCCCTGGGCGAGCCGCTCGACGGCCGCGGCGGAGCGTTCGGCGGCCTGGGCGGCGCGCTCGGCGGCCTGGGCGGCGCGCTCGGCGGCGGACTCGGCGGCCACCGGGGCGGGCGGGGGCGCAGGAGGGGGGGTGGGGGTCTGAAGCGTCAGGAAAGCGGACAGGAAGGAATGAACGGGGATCACGCCGCGCAGTCTTCCCCTAGCCTGACGGCCAGTGCAATGGCATTGAGCCAGTAGGAGGCACACGGGTCATGGACGCGAGACGAGGAGCGCCGGGATCGGGCAAGGCGCTGGGCCGGGCCCTGGGCTACCTGCGGCACTATCGGGCCGAGACGGCGGGCGCGCTGCTCTCGCTGCTGCTGGCATCGGCGGCCAACCTCGCCGCGCCCCAGCTGGTGCGGCTCGCGGTGGACCGGGGCTTTGGCCAGGGCCAGCGCGCCGTGGTGGCCGGGGCGGTGGGGGGGCTGGTGGGGCTCGCGCTGGGACGGGGGCTCTTCAACTTCCTGCAGGGCTACCTGGCCGAGCGCGCCTCGCAGGGGGTGGCGTTCGACCTGCGCAACCTGCTCTTCGAGCGGCTGCAGCGCCTGAGCTTCAGCTACCACGATCAGGCGCAGACGGGGCAGCTGCTCACGCGGCTCACCAACGACGTGGAGCAGGTGCGCACCTTCGTGGGGGGTGGGGCGGTGCAGGTGGTGGCCTCGCTGGCCATGCTGGTGGGGTGCACGGTGCTGCTGTTCCTGCTGCAGCCCCTGCTCGCGGTGGCGTCCCTGCTGGCGATCGCGCCGGTGCTCTGGGTGCTGCGCGGCTTCATGATGAAGATGGGCCCGATGTTCGGCCAGGTGCAGGGCACGCTCGGCAAGCTCAATTCCCACTTGCAGGAGAGCCTCCGGGGCGCGCGGGTGGTGCGTGCCTTCTCGGCGGAGGGGCGGGAGTCGGCGCGCTACGAGCGCGTGAACGTGGAGTACGAGAACCTCAACGTGGGGCTCATCACCGTCATCTCCACCTACTTTCCCTGGGTGTTCTTCTTCGCGAGCGTGGGCACGGTGGTGGTGGTGGGGGTGGGCGGCTGGTTCATCTTCCAGGAGCGGCTGACCGTGGGCGAGCTGCTCGCGTTCAACAACTACCTGGCCTTCCTGCTGCTGCCCATCATCACCCTGGGCTTTCTCACCAACCAGATGTCGCGCGCGGGCGTGTCCGCGGTGCGCATCTTCGAGCTGCTCGACACCCGGACGGACGTGGTGGACAAGCCCGGGGCCCAGGTGCTGCCGCCCATCGAGGGCCGGGTGGAGCTGCGCGACGTGCGCTTTCGCTACGCGGGCGGGGAGCGGGAGATCCTCAAGGGCGTCACCTTCACGGTCGCGCCCGGCCAGTTCGTGGCCATCCTCGGCACCACGGGCTCGGGCAAGAGCACCATCATCAACCTGATCCCCCGCTTCTACGACGTCACGGGCGGCGCGGTGCTCATCGACGGCCGGGACGTGCGCGACGTGACGCTCGCGAGCCTGCGCTCGCAGATCGGCATCGTGCTCCAGGAGGCGACGCTCTTCGCCGGCACGCTGCGCGAGAACATCGCCTATGGCCGCCCGGACGCCACGCCCGAGGAGGTCCAGGCCGCGGCCGAGGCGGCCCAGGCCGCCGCGTTCATCGCGGAGCTGCCCCAGGGGTATGACACGCTCGTGGGCGAGCGGGGCGTGGGCCTGTCGGGCGGGCAGCGCCAGCGCGTGGCGATCGCCCGGGCGCTGCTCACCCAGCCGCGCCTGCTCATCCTCGACGACAGCACCTCGGCGGTGGACGCGCGCACCGAGCGCGACATCCAACAGGCCCTGGACCGGCTCATGCGCGACACGCGCTGCACGGCGCTCGTCATCGCCCAGCGCATGAGCACCGTGCGCGACGCCAGCCAGGTCATCGTGCTCGACGAGGGGCAGGTGGTCGCCCAGGGTCGGCACGAGGAGCTGCTCGCCTCGAGCCCCCTGTACAACGAGATCCTCGGCTCGCAGCTGCGTCCCGAGCCGCGGGAGGACGAGCGATGAGACGCTCCTCGGACTTGAGTGGATTGGCGGAGATGGAGGACGCGCCCGCGAAGGACCGGAGCGCCGTGGCCCGCAGGCTCCTGGGGGAAATCCGGTCCTACCGCTCCGTCCTGGCGGCGGCCCTGGGCTTCATCGTCCTGGGCGCGGCCGCGCAGGCCCTGGGGCCCTTCCTGGTGGGCCGGGCCATCGATCGGAACATCTCGCACGGGGATGGGCGGGGGCTGCTCGTCACCCTGGCGTTCCTGTTCACCACCTACCTGGTGGGCACGTACGCCCAGCGGCGGCAGACGCAGCGCATCGGGTGGGTGGGCCAGCGCGTGCTCTCCACGCTGCGGCTGCGGCTCTTCGAGCAGCTCCAGGCCCTGCCGCTGTCGTACCTGGACCGGCGGCCCCTGGGCGATCTGATGAGCCGCCTGCTCGGGGACGTGGACCTGCTCAACCAGTTCTTCGGCCAGGGCCTCACGCAGATCCTCGGCTCGCTGCTGGGGCTCTTGGGCGTGATGGTGGCGATGCTGGCCCTGGACCTGCCCCTGGCGCTGGCGTGCTTCTCCATCATCCCGGTGATGGTGCTCACCACCGCGTTCTTCTCCCGGCGGGCCCGGCGCGCCTACCGCAAGACGCGCGAGACGGTGGGCGACGTGACGGCGGGGTTGCAGGAGGAGCTGGGTGGCGTGCGGCAGGCGCAGGCGTTCAACCGCACCGAGCTCAACATCCAGCGCTTCCGGCAGAAGAACGCGGCCAACCGGGACGCGAACGTCTCCGCCGTGGGCATCACCGCGGCCTTCTCGCCGCTCATCGACGTGCTGTCCACGCTCTCCACCGCGCTGGTCATCGGCTACGGCGGCTATCGGATCCTCGAGGGTGAGCTGAGCGTGGGCCTGCTGGCGGCGTTCCTCATCTACACGCAGCAGTTCTTCCGGCCGCTGCAGATGGTGTCCTCCATCTACACGCTGATGCAGGCGGCGCTGGCGGGGGCCGAGCGCGTGTACGCCATCCTCGACGAAGCGCGCGAGCCGGCGGACGCACCGGACGCGCGGGTGCTGGAGCACGCCGAGGGGCGCATCTCCTTCGAGCGGGTGTCGTTCGCGTACGACCCGGCGCACCCGGTGCTGCACGACGTCAGCTTCGAGGTGGCGCCGGGCCAGACGGTGGCGCTGGTGGGCCGCACGGGGGCGGGCAAGACGACGGTGACCAACCTCTTGCCGCGCTTCTACGACGTCACCGGAGGCGCGGTGCGGCTGGACGGGCACGACGTGCGCTCGCTCACGCGCGCGAGCCTGCGGCGGCAGATGGCCACGGTGCTCCAGGAGCCGGTGCTCTTCTCGGGCACCATCGCGGACAACATCGCCTATGGCCTGCCGGACGTGAGCCGCGAGCGCATCGAGGCCGCCGCGCGGGTCGTCCATGCCCACGACTTCATCGCCGCCTTGCCCAAGGGCTACGACACGGAGCTGGGCGGCGGCGCCACGGGGCTGAGCCAGGGCCAGCGCCAGCTCGTGTCCTTCGCCCGCGCGGTGCTCGTGGACCCGCGTGTGCTCATCCTCGACGAGGCCACGGCCAACATCGACACGCGCACCGAGGCGCTCATCCAGCGCGCGCTGACCTCGCTGCTCGCCGGCCGCACCAGTGTCGTCGTCGCGCACCGGCTGAGCACCATCCGCGACGCGGACCTCATCCTGGTGCTGGAGGCGGGCCGGGTGGTGGAGCAGGGCACCCACACGGAGCTGATGGCGCGCCAGGGCGTCTACGCGGACCTGTACGGCCAGCAGTTCATCGACCGCGACCGGACCGGGTGAGGTCGCGGGTTGATTGCCGATCGGCAACATGTCCCCAGGTGCGATGGAAGGGGGCTGCCTTGATGGCGGAGGAGTTGTGGTTTAGGTCTTGAACGTTTTGTGGATGTCAATTGAAATAAAAGGGGGACACGATGGCTGAATCCAAAGCGTGGATGCTTCCTGGAAATGACAACACACGGTCCTGTCTACTCGTTTTCGTAAGCGGCAAGGCTCAGTGGGGAGGCCACAAGGCCGCAAGCTTTTCGTGGGTCAAAAGCTTGCTGGACATGTGGCTGGTCTCAGATGAGCACACCCTGCAAGACATCTACAGACAGTCTATCCAGCACGTTTTCCGGAAGTTCAAGACCTCCCCCAGTCCATCTCTACTC includes:
- a CDS encoding NUDIX hydrolase is translated as MTDGRSWEGNWKVRLYERVRARGYDSLTAFADARPTASLVALAEELGPDDIAGVQIFNGLLAEAERGRRVTRLVRGQLVRELWAGLPNGWPALMDDATRFKVAKAIGLWSSLTPTTHEARVEQARAMLRATPPAPGWLPLGPDDELLRTLLPDEES
- a CDS encoding TIGR02269 family lipoprotein; this encodes MEQSGAKAWSGLLLTLVLLSTGCASLTPPPGPGTSLRYTPRETTERASTRRHGVEPSRPRGSTSAPEEPERIHRHRTAQEALAAQLAFRGALRELSSSTSRISHALSQLKAQGRGLSGKHADLFVQFIDFGTRQMRWIDIQRVAATSLANTASEVEAPDLQLALLRMAGPRLEAAMLGSILLATWLDCLHLVDALLDPFLYSVERMARDLRDWREMLEPKLGALSSLVPDQLEATAHDIPALVGHLSDALATLVSNVREKAEFTEKVLVLRDLLLSVPLMLEAPLLASEASSASALLGVGLTVGGDGVMMGTRLVVSAEWVEMMRRLIHAGVLSLPAVTAAVRIHAGGTVLAQAHGELPRGVRDALGDGPEVRAMRATGKAGAGMAEPPRHHVMPKEFRSWFEKRGFTGEMDINQFCVEMERAHHEAIHGGGHWKLGRAWSGEWNRMIMKALRDAEAEAGRMLTRNEVMDIVADRMRFYDIPMNFSPWGR
- a CDS encoding LGFP repeat-containing protein; translation: MDPRSEEIIALDSALGSVDMHHLMSDADISGYQTVSVDQVQSFLASKGSYLANYRDPAFGNKTAATLIVERARAFTINPVYILARIETESGLIRSGKSTNLAKATGCGCPDGSGCDSQYTGFGRQVECSAKTFRNYLRDLEAGRPTLSGWKAGVSKNTLDPCTVRPANNATAALYTYTPWVGAYATQCGTSQWGGSSLVAALYREFRDSRQWGGPCTVGGDILVRYNQIGGAGGVLGACTTSELTTPDGVGRFNHFQNGSIYWTPETKAWEVHGLIRARWEALGWETGPLGYPTTGETATPDGVGRYNHFKKGNSLGSIYWTPATGAWEVHGRIRDKWAELGWEKSALGYPVSDEYAVTGGRESEFQKGFITFTASTGALSVRMK
- a CDS encoding SDR family NAD(P)-dependent oxidoreductase, whose translation is MKVLVTGAAGFIGYHVCERLLARGDTVIGVDNLDTSGDVTLKATRLSRLRAASNFGFHRMDIRDTRACQELFDGARPERVVHLAARVGVRTMDSESPEYTETNVTGFLQVLELCRRSRVEHLVFASSSSVYGAGADMPFAEDSIADRPLSIYAATKRANEMMAYAYSHQYAMPITGLRLFSVYGPWGRPDMAPMVFLRAMLEGRALEMHGEGRIQRDFTYIDDVVEALVRVLDAAPSGLPLYRVLNVGLGRAVTLSRVVDLLEEQLGTTAWVEMRAARPEEMDATCADVAALERETGFRPQVTLEQGLARLVAWYRGLEG
- the grxC gene encoding glutaredoxin 3, with protein sequence MSLVTLYTKQDCPYSRKARELLRGLGIDYEDIDVTHDKRRLLQMMERSNGGISVPQVFIAGHHIGGYSELRQLQARGDLMTLLGGGRDAVPSPS
- a CDS encoding DUF481 domain-containing protein, whose translation is MIPVHSFLSAFLTLQTPTPPPAPPPAPVAAESAAERAAQAAERAAQAAERSAAAVERLAQGLAGPVAAAEQKKAEEQKAEAATTASAWDVTVGMGLIFVTGNASTVTLNGLISAERKTENWIYAVKALGAYGQARAPTLEGQPQAPDQVVALNALLQLRGDRRFTERLSGFLLASADTDHVKSVEARGGFEAGVGVQWWDVKHPDGSNSFLRTDLALRYGREARFQYYPTPVNLPDVSLGGPRVGAAFRHGVTKDIALLEELSVLPSLIEGSRLLITNQTQLNVRLTRTLAIATTFLLQYDSQPAAGKLSTDTSLSLSATVTF
- a CDS encoding ABC transporter ATP-binding protein gives rise to the protein MDARRGAPGSGKALGRALGYLRHYRAETAGALLSLLLASAANLAAPQLVRLAVDRGFGQGQRAVVAGAVGGLVGLALGRGLFNFLQGYLAERASQGVAFDLRNLLFERLQRLSFSYHDQAQTGQLLTRLTNDVEQVRTFVGGGAVQVVASLAMLVGCTVLLFLLQPLLAVASLLAIAPVLWVLRGFMMKMGPMFGQVQGTLGKLNSHLQESLRGARVVRAFSAEGRESARYERVNVEYENLNVGLITVISTYFPWVFFFASVGTVVVVGVGGWFIFQERLTVGELLAFNNYLAFLLLPIITLGFLTNQMSRAGVSAVRIFELLDTRTDVVDKPGAQVLPPIEGRVELRDVRFRYAGGEREILKGVTFTVAPGQFVAILGTTGSGKSTIINLIPRFYDVTGGAVLIDGRDVRDVTLASLRSQIGIVLQEATLFAGTLRENIAYGRPDATPEEVQAAAEAAQAAAFIAELPQGYDTLVGERGVGLSGGQRQRVAIARALLTQPRLLILDDSTSAVDARTERDIQQALDRLMRDTRCTALVIAQRMSTVRDASQVIVLDEGQVVAQGRHEELLASSPLYNEILGSQLRPEPREDER
- a CDS encoding ABC transporter ATP-binding protein; this translates as MRRSSDLSGLAEMEDAPAKDRSAVARRLLGEIRSYRSVLAAALGFIVLGAAAQALGPFLVGRAIDRNISHGDGRGLLVTLAFLFTTYLVGTYAQRRQTQRIGWVGQRVLSTLRLRLFEQLQALPLSYLDRRPLGDLMSRLLGDVDLLNQFFGQGLTQILGSLLGLLGVMVAMLALDLPLALACFSIIPVMVLTTAFFSRRARRAYRKTRETVGDVTAGLQEELGGVRQAQAFNRTELNIQRFRQKNAANRDANVSAVGITAAFSPLIDVLSTLSTALVIGYGGYRILEGELSVGLLAAFLIYTQQFFRPLQMVSSIYTLMQAALAGAERVYAILDEAREPADAPDARVLEHAEGRISFERVSFAYDPAHPVLHDVSFEVAPGQTVALVGRTGAGKTTVTNLLPRFYDVTGGAVRLDGHDVRSLTRASLRRQMATVLQEPVLFSGTIADNIAYGLPDVSRERIEAAARVVHAHDFIAALPKGYDTELGGGATGLSQGQRQLVSFARAVLVDPRVLILDEATANIDTRTEALIQRALTSLLAGRTSVVVAHRLSTIRDADLILVLEAGRVVEQGTHTELMARQGVYADLYGQQFIDRDRTG